A single window of Nicotiana sylvestris chromosome 3, ASM39365v2, whole genome shotgun sequence DNA harbors:
- the LOC138888240 gene encoding uncharacterized protein, whose amino-acid sequence MVSPMKVVMRFIKEGKLRLQYIGPYRIIRRMGQVAYELEFPSEFELVHPVFHVSMLRKCIADPTQVVPMDDIQITEDLSYKEIPVSILDQQIRKLRNKEVTSVKVFWRNNNVEEMTWEAEKDMKSRYLYLFPPPEKGPAETP is encoded by the coding sequence ATGGTATCACCAATGAAAGTTGTCATGAGGTTCATAAAGGAAGGCAAACTTAGACTacagtatattgggccttataggatcattcggagaatgggccaagtagcttatgagttagaatttccctcagaatttgagcttgtccatccggtttttcacgtatctatgttacggaagtgcattgcTGATCCTACCCAAGTGGTGCCCATGGATGATATACAGATTACAGAAGACTTATCATACAAGGAAATTCCGGTTTCCATTCTAGACcaacaaatccgcaagctacggaataaggaggtaacCTCCGTGAAAGTattttggaggaacaacaatgtggaagaaatgacttgggaggccgagaaagatatgaagtctagatatttgtacttatttcctcctccagagaagggtccggcTGAGACGCCATAA